The following are from one region of the Nostoc cf. commune SO-36 genome:
- a CDS encoding tellurite resistance TerB C-terminal domain-containing protein, producing MQSVMISNRLILMIVAFSVSFGLSLVPSWDFNKAFLTGVITAATMYTAALFVDKRRRNYEMFVLTSIRKRIKDMEGLKARVVREINQIEEHHNLLYAESQQLQNQVTESRNQRDSLHRELRTFAGQKKQLETEINSLQAEINNLQKNQAELNNTFSVLTSEKRRLESNCNVSRAEITQLQSQISELQQEKQEIESNLTLLGRLKPQLEEKLYELRIAIQELEVETTQKNQLLIATKTERENIQAILNSSQTQLAEQKAELQQLQGQVSLLQEERDSLQNQVWELLQQVETFNSEPLSNNLQEDDIELFPFSEILETSITVDISDSQTSENLPEEWANFLENLPGHELQVLKAIVEQDNPKGAIKKIAEANITMPNLLIDSINERANDIIGELIINSDSETPEVYPEYITYVKKIIAIYEDIMARHTSSN from the coding sequence ATGCAATCAGTAATGATCAGCAATCGACTTATACTAATGATAGTTGCCTTTAGTGTGAGCTTTGGTCTTAGCCTTGTCCCAAGCTGGGATTTTAATAAAGCCTTTCTCACAGGTGTAATCACTGCCGCTACTATGTATACAGCAGCGCTATTCGTAGATAAGCGACGCAGAAATTATGAAATGTTTGTTTTAACTTCTATCCGCAAGCGAATTAAAGATATGGAGGGATTAAAGGCTCGTGTTGTTAGAGAAATAAATCAAATCGAAGAACACCATAATTTATTATATGCTGAATCCCAACAACTGCAAAATCAAGTTACAGAAAGCCGTAATCAAAGGGATAGTCTACATCGAGAACTAAGAACATTTGCAGGACAAAAAAAACAGTTAGAAACTGAAATAAATAGCCTGCAAGCTGAAATTAATAACTTGCAAAAAAATCAAGCAGAATTGAACAATACTTTTTCTGTTCTCACATCAGAAAAACGCCGTTTAGAGTCTAATTGTAATGTATCTCGTGCGGAAATAACCCAGTTGCAAAGTCAAATTTCCGAACTCCAGCAGGAGAAACAAGAAATTGAAAGCAATTTAACCCTTTTAGGCAGACTCAAACCCCAATTAGAAGAAAAACTATACGAACTGCGAATTGCAATTCAAGAGCTAGAAGTTGAGACAACCCAAAAAAATCAATTGCTGATAGCGACAAAAACCGAAAGAGAAAATATCCAAGCTATCCTTAATTCTTCACAAACCCAACTAGCAGAACAAAAAGCCGAATTACAGCAGTTACAAGGGCAAGTTTCGTTATTGCAAGAAGAACGAGACTCCTTGCAAAATCAAGTATGGGAACTACTACAACAAGTAGAAACATTCAATTCAGAGCCTTTGTCTAATAATTTACAAGAAGATGATATTGAATTGTTTCCATTTTCAGAAATACTTGAAACTTCAATAACCGTAGACATTTCTGATTCTCAAACATCGGAAAATCTACCCGAAGAATGGGCTAATTTTCTCGAAAATCTTCCAGGACATGAATTACAAGTATTAAAAGCGATAGTTGAACAAGATAATCCCAAAGGTGCTATTAAAAAAATTGCTGAAGCAAACATTACGATGCCGAATCTATTAATCGATTCTATAAATGAACGGGCAAATGATATTATTGGTGAATTAATAATTAATTCTGATTCGGAAACTCCAGAAGTTTACCCTGAGTACATAACCTATGTAAAAAAAATAATTGCAATTTATGAAGACATTATGGCTAGACATACTTCATCAAATTAA